The following coding sequences lie in one Mercenaria mercenaria strain notata chromosome 5, MADL_Memer_1, whole genome shotgun sequence genomic window:
- the LOC128557491 gene encoding uncharacterized protein LOC128557491 translates to MKGVKEDIMKDFEGKINDIVDKRTKELEDRRRRELNLVVFKSEEGTSQNGLDNKKFDEDQLRKIATSLGVPNLEIVTSYRLGKKVINKKSMRVLKVILEDRKQRKSLLENSKNISEKVEPKFKDVVIFKDLTPEQRIKKSKKKSYGRDK, encoded by the coding sequence ATGAAGGGTGTTAAAGAAGATATTATGAAAGACTTTGAGGGCAAGATTAATGACATTGTAGATAAAAGAACTAAAGAGCTTGAGGACAGAAGGAGGAGAGAGCTGAATCTGGTAGTTTTCAAATCAGAAGAAGGAACCAGCCAAAATGGTCTTGATAACAAAAAATTTGATGAAGACCAGTTGAGAAAAATAGCAACATCTCTCGGGGTACCAAACTTGGAAATAGTTACATCATACAGACTGGGAAAAAAGGTTATCAATAAAAAGTCCATGAGAGTTCTTAAGGTCATACTCGAAgacagaaaacaaagaaaaagtctCCTAGAAAACTCCAAAAACATATCTGAAAAGGTGGAACCCAAATTTAAAGATGTAGTTATATTTAAAGATCTTACACCAGAGCAAAGAATAAAGAAGAGCAAAAAGAAAAGCTACGGAAGAGATAAATGA